Proteins found in one Brachyspira murdochii DSM 12563 genomic segment:
- a CDS encoding sodium:solute symporter, translating into MAWHWFDWVVIGLYFVVMFLIGMFFARRTKSTDDYFKAGGRVPALVTAMSIYATALSSISFIAIPASVYNNSWLLGMAPLGIILIVLWVAPTFVPFFRRVNVTTAYEYLGKRFNNSFRLVGSLTFILFHVVRMAIVIYLPTLAIQQVLPSLNPVLITVIVSIFCVAYTSMGGIEAVLWSDAIQTVVLLLGAFLIIIVGFASAPEGIGQGFQLLADDGKIITPDFFTFDLFKTSIWTIIIGGFVNSIYSYIGSQDIVQRYATNKDEHEAKKSLYMNIPLLCTSIVIFIGMGSALYIYFHFKTPLPENVNGNAILPYFVVNALPVGISGLVIAAIFAAAQSTVSSSLNSVSTCMTADILEFLKPGMEDASKLKFARLSSWIVGIFSTLLAIYFIYNGQGDMFLYFQAITGLLGGPIAAVFLVGIFFDKIETKAVWIGFILSVIVAFYISDPAGMLTKFIPGYTKPEIFEFMLSFIIIAVGVIGSFLASFAFGKPSAEKIKGLTYSTVMKNK; encoded by the coding sequence TTGCCAGAAGAACAAAATCAACTGATGATTATTTCAAAGCAGGCGGAAGGGTTCCTGCTTTGGTAACAGCTATGAGTATTTACGCTACAGCTTTATCATCTATTTCATTTATAGCTATACCTGCTTCTGTTTATAATAACAGTTGGCTTTTAGGTATGGCTCCGTTAGGTATTATTTTAATAGTATTATGGGTGGCTCCTACATTTGTACCATTCTTTAGAAGAGTTAATGTTACTACAGCTTATGAGTATTTAGGAAAAAGATTTAATAATTCTTTCAGATTAGTAGGAAGTTTAACATTCATACTTTTTCACGTTGTAAGAATGGCTATAGTAATTTATCTTCCTACTTTGGCTATACAGCAGGTACTTCCTTCTCTTAATCCTGTATTAATAACAGTTATTGTATCTATATTCTGCGTTGCTTATACTTCTATGGGCGGTATAGAGGCTGTATTATGGTCTGATGCTATACAAACTGTTGTACTTCTTTTGGGAGCTTTCCTTATTATTATAGTAGGTTTTGCATCTGCTCCTGAGGGAATAGGTCAAGGTTTTCAGCTTTTAGCTGATGATGGAAAAATTATAACTCCTGATTTCTTTACTTTTGATTTGTTTAAAACTAGTATATGGACTATCATAATTGGAGGGTTTGTTAACTCTATTTATTCTTATATAGGAAGCCAAGATATAGTTCAAAGATACGCTACTAATAAAGATGAACATGAAGCTAAAAAAAGTTTGTATATGAATATTCCTTTACTTTGTACTAGTATAGTAATATTTATAGGTATGGGTTCTGCTTTGTATATTTATTTTCATTTCAAAACTCCTTTGCCTGAAAACGTTAATGGTAATGCTATACTTCCTTATTTTGTAGTAAATGCTTTGCCTGTTGGTATATCCGGACTTGTAATAGCTGCTATATTTGCTGCTGCTCAGTCTACAGTATCATCTAGTCTTAATTCTGTTTCTACTTGTATGACTGCTGATATATTAGAGTTTTTAAAACCGGGTATGGAAGATGCTTCTAAATTAAAATTTGCAAGATTATCAAGCTGGATAGTAGGTATATTCAGTACTTTGCTTGCTATATACTTTATATATAATGGTCAGGGCGATATGTTCTTATATTTCCAAGCTATAACAGGTCTTTTAGGCGGTCCTATAGCTGCTGTATTCTTGGTAGGTATATTCTTTGATAAAATTGAAACTAAAGCTGTTTGGATAGGATTTATACTTTCTGTTATAGTGGCATTCTATATAAGCGATCCTGCAGGAATGCTTACTAAATTTATACCGGGATATACTAAACCAGAAATATTTGAGTTTATGCTTTCATTTATAATTATAGCAGTTGGAGTAATAGGTTCTTTCTTGGCTTCTTTTGCCTTTGGAAAACCATCTGCAGAAAAAATAAAAGGATTAACTTATTCTACAGTTATGAAAAATAAATAA
- a CDS encoding cyclically-permuted mutarotase family protein has translation MKKICLILSIIFIISCSGTNTANNNTNILDSKTDKKIVWEVGGHLPAQTGMDKNIGTAGVLYGSLADKYIVVGGGANFPEESVLNGGAKRTYSDIYMLEDKNGVLEAVEHINLENEIGYGASVTTDDGIYYIGGSSNPEADDDILFITLKDNKLNVEKIGDLPFTLQNGAAVYKDSKLYIITGKQAGKGSNKLYEYDLAAKEAKELAPVPGEESRTQAVAQLLNGNIYVFSGGDLTAYTDGYKYDFASNTWTPVAEVALNGEGISLLGAASVKLNESEMLVIGGFNKAIYDDAVYNLANLQGAELADFRSGYFGADPYEFNWNSNILIYNCDSNTWKTIGEIPFDAPCGEGLILIGNKIYSINGEIKPGVRTDKMYVGTIIAK, from the coding sequence ATGAAAAAAATATGTTTAATTTTATCTATTATATTTATAATAAGCTGTTCCGGAACTAACACAGCTAATAATAACACTAATATACTAGATTCAAAAACTGATAAAAAAATAGTTTGGGAAGTGGGAGGACATTTACCTGCTCAAACTGGAATGGATAAAAATATAGGTACAGCAGGAGTTTTATATGGTTCTTTGGCTGATAAATATATAGTTGTAGGCGGAGGTGCTAACTTCCCTGAAGAATCCGTATTAAACGGCGGAGCTAAAAGAACTTATTCTGATATCTATATGCTTGAAGATAAAAACGGCGTATTAGAAGCAGTAGAGCATATTAACTTAGAAAATGAAATAGGATATGGTGCGTCTGTAACTACTGATGATGGAATATATTATATAGGGGGATCTTCAAATCCTGAAGCTGATGATGATATACTATTTATTACATTAAAAGATAATAAATTAAATGTTGAAAAAATAGGTGATTTGCCTTTCACTTTGCAAAATGGAGCAGCTGTTTATAAAGATAGTAAATTATATATAATTACTGGTAAACAAGCAGGCAAAGGAAGTAATAAACTTTATGAATATGATTTAGCAGCTAAAGAAGCTAAAGAATTAGCTCCAGTACCCGGAGAGGAAAGCAGAACTCAGGCTGTTGCTCAATTACTAAACGGCAATATATATGTATTTAGCGGCGGTGATTTAACAGCTTACACTGACGGTTACAAATATGATTTTGCTAGTAATACTTGGACTCCTGTTGCTGAAGTAGCTCTTAATGGTGAAGGAATATCTTTACTTGGTGCTGCATCTGTTAAACTTAATGAAAGTGAAATGCTTGTTATAGGAGGATTTAATAAAGCTATTTATGATGATGCTGTTTATAATTTAGCTAATCTTCAAGGTGCTGAATTAGCTGATTTCAGATCCGGATATTTCGGAGCTGATCCTTATGAATTTAATTGGAACAGTAATATATTAATTTATAACTGCGACTCTAATACTTGGAAAACAATAGGTGAGATTCCTTTTGATGCTCCTTGCGGAGAAGGTTTGATATTAATAGGAAATAAAATATATTCTATTAACGGAGAAATTAAACCCGGAGTAAGAACAGATAAAATGTATGTTGGTACAATTATTGCTAAATAA
- a CDS encoding HPr family phosphocarrier protein → MEDFISKEFECRNSLTSDNKIVNSIVDFLRTIDDKIEIENQNGKIVNAKSFVKMMGIDIKYGFRFKLYVYGNDKENNLKRIEDILEKKEFYTLEKIEELEREKEDEDNKYIEKEILSLTPEDKKEIVKNDMENKVRLLKEKRDSIHLESLNLDNNILYIKDNDKTKIVDVINNNIYDVIKYLSSHYEIPINEIRTKDFISYLISVVKGKDMKFFYIYMFFNDIKKYFYDQFDKLFIEKLIGIEDLHEEYDTVIINNFVEEAIKNLDYVLEDKRKSADYSINIYMMDDINSNSNKYRVINIVQTIGKIYEIKGSIVDNIIDRIKSDYEPSINNKYNIDEYSDNIKEFKDLLQKEFENIYTSKVLEKDISNLNIDYHNILILARRL, encoded by the coding sequence ATGGAAGATTTTATATCTAAAGAATTTGAATGCAGAAATAGTTTGACATCTGATAATAAAATTGTTAATTCTATCGTTGATTTTTTAAGGACTATAGATGATAAAATTGAAATAGAAAATCAAAATGGAAAAATAGTTAATGCCAAATCTTTTGTAAAAATGATGGGGATTGATATAAAATACGGATTTAGATTTAAATTATACGTTTATGGTAATGATAAAGAAAATAATCTTAAAAGAATAGAAGATATACTTGAAAAAAAAGAGTTCTATACTTTAGAAAAGATTGAGGAATTAGAAAGAGAAAAAGAAGATGAAGATAATAAATATATAGAAAAAGAAATATTATCTTTAACACCTGAAGACAAAAAAGAAATTGTAAAAAATGATATGGAAAATAAAGTAAGACTATTAAAAGAAAAAAGAGATTCTATTCATTTAGAAAGTCTGAATCTGGATAATAATATTTTGTATATTAAGGATAATGATAAAACAAAAATTGTTGATGTTATTAATAATAATATATACGATGTAATAAAGTATTTATCATCGCATTATGAAATACCTATAAATGAAATAAGAACAAAAGATTTTATTTCATATCTAATAAGTGTAGTAAAAGGGAAAGATATGAAATTCTTTTATATATATATGTTTTTTAATGACATAAAAAAATATTTTTATGATCAGTTTGATAAATTATTTATAGAAAAACTTATAGGTATAGAAGATTTGCATGAAGAATATGATACGGTTATAATTAATAATTTTGTTGAAGAAGCCATAAAAAATTTAGATTATGTTCTTGAAGATAAAAGAAAATCTGCAGATTATTCTATTAACATTTATATGATGGATGATATTAACTCAAACTCTAATAAATATAGAGTAATAAATATAGTACAGACTATAGGAAAGATTTATGAGATAAAAGGAAGTATTGTAGATAATATTATTGACAGGATAAAATCTGATTATGAACCTTCCATTAATAATAAATATAATATAGATGAGTATAGTGATAATATAAAAGAGTTTAAGGATCTTTTACAAAAAGAATTTGAAAATATTTATACTTCTAAAGTATTAGAAAAAGATATTAGTAATTTAAATATAGATTATCATAATATATTAATACTTGCAAGGAGGCTTTAA
- a CDS encoding metallophosphoesterase — MKISVIGDLHGKDCWKKLLEGRFSEFDKIIFMGDYSDDSWVRFDDEEIINNLKDVIEFKKNHNDNVELLIGNHDFQYIVGYPTASRYRESYAKEMNKIFNDNANIFKPIHIENNYIFTHAGITNGWIDYIKNKYNIDNINIDNIESIVNIVYKNDKDDCNIASFRRGGLSKFAGILWADTEDLTADSWVGYNQVVGHNRVKPYSIIKKDDTIIYMSDHFDSEQDKLLVLDI, encoded by the coding sequence ATGAAAATATCCGTTATAGGTGATTTGCATGGAAAAGACTGCTGGAAGAAATTACTTGAAGGAAGATTTTCTGAATTTGATAAAATAATATTTATGGGAGATTACAGCGATGACAGCTGGGTTCGCTTTGATGATGAAGAGATAATTAATAATCTTAAAGATGTGATAGAGTTTAAAAAAAATCATAATGATAATGTTGAACTTCTTATAGGCAATCATGATTTTCAGTATATAGTGGGGTATCCTACAGCAAGCAGATACAGAGAAAGTTATGCAAAAGAAATGAATAAAATATTTAATGATAATGCTAATATATTTAAGCCTATACATATAGAAAATAATTATATTTTTACACATGCTGGAATAACAAATGGCTGGATTGATTATATAAAAAATAAATATAATATAGATAATATAAATATTGATAATATTGAAAGCATTGTAAATATAGTATATAAGAATGATAAAGATGACTGTAATATAGCCTCTTTCAGACGAGGAGGATTAAGTAAATTTGCAGGTATTTTGTGGGCTGACACAGAGGATTTGACTGCTGATTCTTGGGTTGGATATAATCAGGTGGTAGGGCATAATAGGGTAAAGCCGTATAGTATTATAAAAAAAGATGATACCATTATTTACATGTCGGATCATTTTGACAGCGAACAGGATAAATTATTGGTATTAGATATATAG
- a CDS encoding divergent polysaccharide deacetylase family protein: protein MKRIIIFIFLFIIIIVFSFTFIKVKESYGISFEYADGNYTSGETITSKKTNDVFYSADINSPNISEPILDNIIKPIESSNFISIIIDDSGNTLDYTERYFKLAYEYGITFAVLPDSPHSIDFSYAAYSNDVDVILHMPMEGSDYFGEKTIIRTGMNKDEVFNLLDYSFSKVPYANGMNNHTGSLACKDINIVSYMIDYAKNNNKYFVDSYTSAESLIYDLALENNVRTAKRNVFLDNDRDYDSIMKQWRELIKLSKEYGIAIGIGHYQSEETLKVLENNMPLLYEYNILSVNITEVLTKKLE, encoded by the coding sequence ATGAAAAGAATAATTATTTTTATATTTTTATTTATTATAATTATTGTATTTTCTTTTACCTTCATTAAGGTTAAAGAAAGTTATGGTATTAGTTTTGAATATGCAGATGGAAATTATACATCTGGAGAAACTATAACGTCAAAAAAAACTAATGATGTATTTTATTCAGCAGATATTAATTCTCCTAATATATCAGAACCTATATTAGATAATATTATAAAACCCATAGAAAGCAGTAATTTTATAAGTATTATAATAGATGACAGCGGGAATACTCTTGATTATACAGAGCGATATTTTAAATTAGCTTATGAATACGGCATAACATTTGCGGTGCTTCCAGATTCTCCTCACAGCATTGATTTTTCTTATGCAGCATATAGTAATGATGTTGATGTTATTTTGCATATGCCTATGGAGGGCAGTGATTATTTCGGAGAGAAAACTATAATAAGAACTGGAATGAATAAAGATGAAGTTTTTAATTTACTGGATTATTCATTCTCAAAAGTTCCTTATGCTAATGGAATGAATAATCATACAGGCTCTCTTGCTTGTAAGGATATTAATATAGTTTCTTATATGATTGACTATGCTAAAAATAACAATAAATATTTTGTTGATTCTTATACTTCTGCAGAAAGTTTGATATATGATTTGGCATTAGAAAATAATGTAAGAACGGCAAAGAGAAATGTATTTTTGGATAATGACAGAGATTATGACAGCATAATGAAGCAGTGGAGAGAGCTAATTAAATTATCAAAAGAGTACGGTATTGCTATTGGTATAGGTCATTATCAAAGTGAAGAGACATTAAAGGTTTTGGAAAATAATATGCCTCTTCTTTATGAGTATAATATATTAAGCGTGAATATAACAGAAGTTTTAACTAAAAAACTTGAATAA
- the lysA gene encoding diaminopimelate decarboxylase has product MIGYKNNILMCEDIDIRELTKVYGSPFYLYSKNDILQKIRFLKDIFSSLDDVLIAYAVKAENNLSILKMMVEEGIGADVVSIGESLKYIKAGGDARNIVFSGVAKTEEEIKKSIELNIKRFNIESIPEAVRINNIAKELKKRVKCSIRVNPNVDAHTHEKITTGVNGNKFGVCIKTIIENSNLLKSLDNIEIESLSMHIGSQMTDAEPFYRAILVMRDLINEVNSMGFNITDIDIGGGYGVRYNKDHSGFDFDKFKNESINLLKEMNLKVTTEPGRYFVAESGALIMRVEYVKEELGRKYVILDGGMNDYVRVAMYDAYNEIYPLVKRESVSNYDFVGPICESSDFFAYDRECSVVEEGDYVALLDAGAYGFSMSSNYNSRPLIAQVMADKDKHYIIRKRQTFNEMIESEII; this is encoded by the coding sequence ATGATAGGCTATAAAAATAATATATTAATGTGCGAGGATATTGATATAAGAGAACTTACAAAAGTTTACGGAAGTCCTTTTTATCTTTATTCAAAAAATGACATATTACAGAAAATAAGATTTTTGAAAGATATATTTTCATCTTTAGACGATGTATTAATAGCATATGCAGTTAAGGCTGAGAATAATTTGTCTATATTAAAAATGATGGTAGAAGAAGGAATTGGGGCAGATGTTGTTTCTATAGGGGAGAGTTTAAAATATATAAAAGCTGGAGGAGATGCCCGTAATATAGTATTTTCTGGTGTAGCAAAAACGGAAGAAGAGATAAAAAAATCTATTGAGCTTAATATAAAACGTTTTAATATAGAATCAATTCCGGAAGCTGTAAGAATTAATAATATAGCTAAAGAACTTAAAAAGAGAGTAAAATGTTCTATAAGAGTTAATCCTAATGTTGATGCCCATACTCATGAAAAGATTACTACTGGTGTAAATGGAAACAAGTTCGGAGTATGTATTAAAACTATAATAGAAAATTCTAATCTTTTAAAATCATTAGATAATATAGAAATAGAGTCATTATCAATGCATATAGGCTCTCAAATGACAGATGCTGAGCCTTTTTACAGAGCAATTTTGGTAATGAGAGATTTGATTAATGAGGTTAATAGCATGGGATTTAATATAACCGATATCGATATAGGCGGCGGTTATGGGGTAAGGTATAATAAAGATCATTCTGGTTTTGATTTTGATAAGTTCAAAAATGAAAGCATAAATCTATTAAAGGAAATGAATCTTAAAGTAACAACTGAGCCCGGAAGATATTTTGTAGCAGAATCTGGTGCTTTGATAATGAGAGTAGAATATGTAAAAGAGGAGCTTGGAAGAAAGTATGTTATATTAGACGGCGGTATGAATGATTATGTAAGGGTAGCTATGTATGATGCTTATAATGAGATATATCCTTTAGTAAAAAGAGAAAGTGTATCTAATTATGATTTTGTGGGACCTATATGTGAAAGTTCTGACTTTTTTGCTTATGACAGAGAGTGTTCTGTGGTGGAAGAGGGAGATTATGTTGCATTACTTGATGCTGGTGCTTATGGATTTAGTATGTCAAGCAATTATAATTCAAGACCGCTTATAGCTCAGGTTATGGCAGATAAAGATAAGCACTATATTATACGAAAAAGACAGACTTTTAATGAGATGATAGAAAGTGAAATTATATAA
- a CDS encoding metal-dependent transcriptional regulator, which translates to MKQDITPILENYLETIYNLEVEKNFKEAIRITDIADVVGRSKASVNTAIKTLSKLGHIKHEHYGDIELTESGRAIGKDIAERHAIFYYFLTNVLNVDEKIADEEACLIEHAMSRDTVHKFKEFLCGYCKKENIFNNTNKN; encoded by the coding sequence ATGAAACAAGATATAACACCTATATTAGAAAATTATTTAGAAACTATCTACAACTTAGAAGTAGAAAAAAATTTTAAAGAAGCCATTAGAATAACAGATATAGCTGATGTAGTTGGACGCTCTAAAGCAAGTGTTAATACTGCTATAAAAACTCTGTCAAAACTTGGACATATAAAGCATGAACATTACGGCGATATAGAGCTTACAGAATCAGGAAGAGCTATTGGAAAAGATATTGCAGAAAGACATGCTATATTCTATTACTTCCTTACAAATGTATTAAATGTAGATGAAAAAATAGCTGATGAAGAAGCCTGCTTAATAGAGCATGCTATGAGCAGAGATACTGTACATAAATTCAAAGAGTTCCTCTGCGGATACTGCAAAAAAGAAAATATATTTAATAATACTAATAAAAACTAA
- a CDS encoding response regulator transcription factor: MNKELIYSVEDDDNIRDLIKYTVEEAGYTIECFSNGNDMLEALKKQTPNLVLLDIMLPDIEGTEILKIIRTDYAHLPIKVIMLTAKASEINIVTGLNLGADDYMPKPFSVLELLARIKANLRKKDVRLDAEELTFGEIKLVVKKRSVFVGERQVVLTQKEFDLLKLLMENANNVVDRETMLEEVWGVDHSMETRTIDMHIKSIRQKLDLTKENIITVRGMGYKLTEV, translated from the coding sequence ATGAATAAAGAACTTATTTACTCAGTAGAAGATGATGACAACATCAGAGATCTTATTAAGTATACTGTTGAGGAAGCAGGATATACTATAGAATGTTTCTCAAACGGTAATGACATGCTTGAGGCATTAAAGAAGCAGACCCCTAATTTGGTACTTCTTGATATAATGCTTCCAGACATAGAGGGTACGGAAATATTAAAGATTATTAGAACCGATTATGCCCATCTGCCTATTAAGGTAATAATGCTTACAGCAAAGGCTAGCGAAATTAATATTGTTACTGGGCTTAATTTGGGTGCTGATGATTATATGCCTAAACCTTTTTCAGTTTTGGAGCTTTTAGCTAGAATTAAGGCTAATTTAAGAAAAAAAGATGTTAGGCTTGATGCTGAAGAGCTTACTTTTGGTGAAATAAAACTTGTAGTGAAAAAGAGAAGCGTATTTGTAGGAGAAAGGCAGGTTGTTTTAACACAAAAAGAATTTGATTTGCTTAAACTTTTAATGGAAAATGCCAATAATGTAGTTGATAGGGAAACTATGCTTGAAGAAGTATGGGGAGTAGATCATTCTATGGAGACAAGAACTATTGATATGCATATAAAATCTATCAGACAAAAACTTGATTTAACTAAAGAAAATATAATAACTGTCAGAGGTATGGGGTATAAATTGACAGAAGTATAA
- a CDS encoding sensor histidine kinase: MIRNIFYKSLLILILSSALMFIGILFTVQYNNIMYSQVMILNIMDMLEKEIDLYDVQTEDAFRKFVLQSDKEELRISIISTNGMVVADTLTDTSKNPMGNHTNRSDVIEALHSIENKPAFSIHTSISQKTPYMYVSKKIKADDDRDYILRISIPIDSVNKYLISFLFTAVMVIGVVIIIMALVLPLMSRNIMIPFYMIKETLDNIYNNKSAAPKNLTGYNDINTILYDINELAVSLNENITGYQTEKEKLNYVLENIAQGIIAVNKNKEIFFINQYALDLLEISDSNIKKLSEIIKSSEVIERINNAIEFNRFSKFDVKEHTMDIEITIIPIRNNENISALIKFEDVTDIRKVEIEKQDFFINASHELKTPLTSIIGYSELLIATGGGKNQADFIKRINNEALRMKDLVIDMLTLSRIEANWKETIDEKIDIKDIILDVFESNKIKAEQREINIELDIESAFIMANKEKITEVVNNLVDNAIKYTDDGGSVKVFLKQKADKAVFTVKDTGCGIAPQYLNRIFERFFRVKNNKYLKVHGTGLGLTIVKNICNYYNANIHIKSEENVGTEMSVVFNLYREEAEKINK; encoded by the coding sequence ATGATTAGGAATATATTTTATAAATCATTGCTTATTCTTATATTATCAAGTGCATTAATGTTTATAGGAATACTGTTTACTGTTCAATATAATAATATTATGTACAGTCAGGTTATGATATTAAACATTATGGATATGCTTGAAAAGGAAATTGATTTATATGATGTACAGACAGAAGATGCCTTTAGAAAATTTGTGCTTCAATCAGATAAAGAGGAACTTAGAATAAGTATAATATCCACTAATGGAATGGTTGTAGCAGATACTCTTACAGATACTTCCAAAAATCCTATGGGAAATCATACTAACAGAAGCGATGTAATAGAGGCTCTTCATAGTATTGAAAATAAACCTGCTTTTTCTATACATACCTCTATAAGCCAGAAAACACCTTATATGTATGTGTCAAAAAAGATTAAGGCTGATGATGACAGAGATTATATATTAAGAATTTCAATACCTATAGATTCAGTTAATAAATATTTAATAAGTTTTCTATTTACGGCCGTTATGGTTATAGGTGTTGTTATTATCATTATGGCATTGGTGCTTCCTTTGATGAGCCGAAATATAATGATTCCTTTTTATATGATAAAAGAAACTCTTGATAATATATACAATAATAAATCAGCAGCCCCCAAGAACCTGACAGGTTATAATGATATTAATACTATTCTTTATGATATTAATGAGTTAGCAGTTAGTCTTAATGAAAATATTACAGGCTATCAAACTGAAAAAGAAAAACTTAATTATGTACTTGAAAATATAGCACAGGGTATTATAGCTGTTAATAAAAATAAAGAAATATTTTTTATTAATCAGTATGCATTAGACTTGCTTGAAATATCTGACAGCAATATAAAAAAATTAAGTGAAATCATAAAAAGCAGTGAAGTAATAGAAAGAATTAATAATGCTATAGAGTTTAATAGATTTTCTAAATTTGATGTAAAAGAACATACTATGGATATAGAAATTACTATTATACCTATACGCAATAATGAAAATATATCAGCATTAATAAAATTTGAAGATGTTACAGATATAAGAAAAGTAGAGATAGAAAAGCAGGACTTCTTTATTAATGCTTCTCATGAATTGAAAACTCCTCTTACTTCTATAATAGGATACTCTGAACTTCTTATTGCTACAGGAGGAGGAAAAAATCAGGCAGATTTTATTAAACGTATAAATAATGAGGCTTTGAGAATGAAAGACCTTGTTATAGATATGCTTACATTAAGCAGAATAGAGGCTAATTGGAAAGAAACTATTGATGAGAAGATAGATATTAAAGATATTATACTTGATGTTTTTGAGAGTAATAAAATAAAGGCAGAACAAAGAGAAATAAATATAGAGCTTGATATAGAATCTGCTTTTATAATGGCTAATAAAGAAAAGATTACAGAGGTAGTTAATAATTTGGTTGATAATGCTATAAAATATACTGATGACGGCGGAAGTGTAAAGGTATTTTTAAAACAAAAAGCTGATAAGGCAGTATTTACTGTTAAAGATACAGGCTGCGGAATAGCTCCTCAGTATTTAAACAGGATATTTGAAAGATTTTTCAGAGTAAAAAATAATAAATATCTTAAAGTGCATGGTACTGGACTTGGGCTTACAATAGTAAAAAACATATGCAATTACTACAATGCCAACATACATATAAAAAGCGAGGAGAATGTCGGAACAGAGATGAGTGTTGTTTTTAATTTGTATAGAGAAGAAGCAGAAAAAATAAATAAATAA
- a CDS encoding cation transporter, translating into MKNITIKIKGMGCQNCVKAVTEELTALDGVSKADVSLEKACAEVEYDEAKVGTDKMLEVIKELEYEPSL; encoded by the coding sequence ATGAAAAATATAACTATAAAAATAAAAGGAATGGGTTGTCAAAACTGTGTTAAAGCTGTTACAGAAGAATTAACTGCTTTAGATGGTGTGAGCAAAGCTGATGTAAGTTTGGAAAAGGCATGTGCTGAAGTAGAATATGATGAGGCTAAAGTAGGCACTGATAAAATGCTTGAAGTGATAAAAGAATTAGAATACGAGCCTAGTTTATAA
- the ruvA gene encoding Holliday junction branch migration protein RuvA: protein MFAFIEGNVQIISEGVIALVCNGVGYEIIVSKKLEVKNDDKIRLYTQLIHKEDAMILYGFLTREEKKMFSTLIAASGVGPKLAMEILSTYSINDLMHILFNKDINLLKKVQGMGLKKAEKLLFELRDKIEKIDINISSSSVQNYNDNESDVIKALISLGFSNNEAVKALSSIENKDNMSAEDLISNALRNLSSI, encoded by the coding sequence ATGTTTGCTTTTATAGAAGGTAATGTTCAGATAATATCCGAGGGTGTCATAGCTCTTGTTTGTAATGGTGTTGGGTATGAGATTATAGTATCAAAAAAACTTGAAGTAAAAAATGATGATAAAATAAGACTTTATACTCAGCTTATACATAAAGAAGATGCTATGATACTTTATGGTTTTTTAACTAGAGAAGAAAAAAAGATGTTTTCTACACTTATAGCAGCTTCAGGTGTGGGACCTAAACTTGCTATGGAGATACTTTCTACATATTCAATTAATGATCTTATGCATATACTTTTTAATAAGGATATTAATTTATTAAAAAAAGTTCAGGGTATGGGATTGAAAAAGGCTGAGAAACTTTTATTTGAACTTAGAGATAAAATAGAAAAGATTGATATTAATATTTCTTCTTCATCTGTTCAAAACTATAATGATAATGAAAGCGATGTTATAAAGGCTTTAATATCATTAGGTTTTTCAAATAATGAGGCTGTTAAGGCTTTGTCTTCAATAGAAAATAAAGATAATATGTCGGCAGAAGATTTGATAAGTAATGCTTTAAGAAATTTAAGTTCTATATAA